The DNA window TTGAATCTCGTTTAATCGGACAAGACGCCACTGTCATCAGACTTGGTGATATCGTCCAGATAAACGGGACCGCCGTAGCCAGTGACTCAATTCAGGCAGTTAATATGTCAGTTATCGGTGGAATAACCTATTACACCAATTACTACAAAGTACAACTGCCAATCAGCTTGTCAAATGGCATCATTTCATGTCATGCCAGTATTGTCGGAGATAATTTCGATGCACAAAGCCCTGGCTACCCGGCTGATGTTAAAACACAACGCAATAATCCGGATGGAATGGGAATATCGAAAGATACCTTAACTATATCGGTCACTACTCCACAATTAGGCTGGATTCCACAATTCTATTATGAGGTTATGGGGTATTAACAGAAACAGGAAATGAAAAACCCATCTGTTATTTGAGCTATAAGTTGATAGTGGTGTAACACCACTATCAACTCACTATCAATTTTTTCACATACAGGTGAACGTTAAAACGCTCACCTGTTTATTTTATCAATTATGATAAATTCAACTATTTATTCAGCAGTTTTTTTTCTTACTTCACTGTTATCGCTACTTTCAAGCCAGTTTTTGATGGATTGTTTGACTTTTTGCTGTAATTCATCACGCAATATTGGTTCAACATTCAAGGTATATTGCAGATTATCCCAATTACCATAAACCCGCAGTGGTACTTTTAGTTTTTCTAAACGACTAACTAATTCGTTTTCTTGCCCCCATCCACCGGTTAACTGAACCGCCAATGCAACATCAATATTCTGTTTCAGTAAATTGGCCTCACCCTGCCCTTCAATTTTCGAAATACCAGATGTAGCAGAAAGGTTATTAATTTTAATCTTACCTTTATCCAGTTGAGCTTTTACTGACAGATTCTGTGCATCAGTAAAGTTCTGAGTATTCGTCGGCTGTTGAACCAAATCAGTCATTCTTGAAAAAGATTGCTGAATAAGTAAAGGAATATTCAATCCGTCCAAACGCGCATTTTTCAGGCCGATATTCAGATCTCCCCGCCAGTAATGGGTGACTGCATATTCATCGTAGCCATCTCCCAAAAGATCTCCATCCAACGCAAGTTGTCCACTAAACACTGATGGCAGAGCCAAAGCTTTCAATAGTGATTGTAAGTCAATATTTTGCAACAGAGGTTTAGCATGTAATTTAGCCGGATTAACTGTTGCATCAATTGTGGCAGGCAGTGCAAAACGGCCACCAAATACGTTACCACTCAATCTCAAAATCTCTGTTATTCCCTCATCATTGACGGCATTAAAGACAAAGTTATCGATATCCATACCCTGATAAATAAATTTATTCGCCATGAATAACAGATGGGTATTAAATTCTTTCAGAAAACTGAGATCATAATTTGATAAAGGAGAAACAAACTTTGCAATCACAGGTTTTGCCGAATTATTTTCAGCCCGATAATCAAGTTTTGCCTGTAAACTATGCTGTGATAATTTATCCCATCCTAACAAATTATCTAAATCTAATTTTGGCGAAGACAGATTGATGGAATAGTGCGGTTTATCTTTCAGGTTAACCACAACATTGCCTGTCAATTCGCTTTCATTCATTGCCAGTGCTATTTTCTGCAACGAAATAGATGAGGAGAAAGCATCATATTTTACAGTCGCACTACCCGTTCCTGTTATGCCTTCTGGCGGGAGACCAACACCCTGTAGCTGATATTTAAACGAACTGATATCGCCAGTTAAATTATGTGGATAATCAGAAATGTCGAAAGAAGCGTTAACCTCAAAGGCAAATTCTTGCTGATTCTTATTGATCTTACTATTGAGTTCAAGATTAACATGGCTCTCATCCTGGCGTTTCATCAGCAAATCAATATCCCGCATATTTAACTGCGAATGGGGATCAGTTTGCCAAATCAGCAAGCTATTCTCTACTTTGATCTTATCGATATCCAGTTTCCAACTGTGAGCATCATCCGCTACGGGATAATGAAAATCACCTTCAGGCGCAATAGGGGCTTCTGGTTTTTTTTGCGGCTGACTATCCGGTGTAAACCGCAAAACAGCCCCTTTAAGCATCACTTCTTTGACAGAAAGTTGATGAGAAAACAATGGCAGCAACTCAACATCGAGGCGCATATTTTCTGCCATAACAGCGGGCATTTTCGCATTGGGAGCAATCAGTGATACCTGCCCGGTCAAAATACTCAATTTTGGCCAGGCATGCCAACGTAGATCATCTTGTAACACAAGCTGATAGCCACTCTTTTTTTGTACTTGTTTGACTATGTAGCTACGAAAATCGTTTGGATTAATCAGCACGACTAATGCTGTTAGCCCCGTAACAACTACCACCAACAAAATAACGAGTGTCGTCAACAATCTTTTCATGACTTCCCCAGTCTCATGTCCACAAGATGACTATTTTCACCAAATGACTACTTTACCAGAAATTTTCACCAGGAAAGATTAGTCTTCGCTGATTCGGCTCCCTACTGCTCCTTTCTGATTTTTATATTTAGCATCCTGACGTCGGTTATAAGGACGGTCAGCAATGCCTGAAAGCGGCTCAAAACTCAAAGCCCCAATGACCATACCCGGACGCAAGGCTAACGGTAATTTTCCTGAATTATAGAATTCCAGAACAATTTGACCATGCCAACCTGGGTCAATCCGGTGAGCAGTAACATGGACCATCAGACCAAGACGGGCCAGAGATGAACGACCATCCAGCCAGCCAACAAGATTAGCGGGCAATGTGACAGATTCCAGTGTCACTGCCAGTGCCAGTTCGCCGGGATGCAGAAAAAAAGCCTCCCCATCCGGCAAATTAATTTCATCGCTCATGACACGATCAAGTGCCGCATTGACTTCAGCCTTAGGACCACTCAAGTCAATATAAGCAGCAGTATGACCACGAAAAACGCGAAACTGATTCCCAAGGCGAACATCAGCAGTTGCCCCATTAATACGATCAACAGGAGGACGTGGGGTAATTTCCAGTTTACCTTCATCAAGCCATTTAATAATGTCACGGTCACAGAGTCGCATTACTTCCTCTCAAAATACGATGATACTTATGAATTCCTGAACATCAGGTTATTCGCAAAATTGGCCAATCTTGGCTTTCAGTATGTCGATAGCCACACGGTTTTTACCACCACGGGGAACAATAATGTCCGCATATTGTTTTGATGGCTCTATGAATTGCAGGAACATCGGACGAACTGTTTTTTTATACTGTTCTATTACAGAATCCAGTGAACGCCCACGCTCATTCACATCACGCTTGATACGACGCATCAGACAGATATCTAAAGGTGTATCAACAAAAATCGAAAAATCCAGTTCCTGACGCAAACGCTTATCCGTTAATAATAGGATACCTTCA is part of the Xenorhabdus cabanillasii genome and encodes:
- the asmA gene encoding outer membrane assembly protein AsmA translates to MKRLLTTLVILLVVVVTGLTALVVLINPNDFRSYIVKQVQKKSGYQLVLQDDLRWHAWPKLSILTGQVSLIAPNAKMPAVMAENMRLDVELLPLFSHQLSVKEVMLKGAVLRFTPDSQPQKKPEAPIAPEGDFHYPVADDAHSWKLDIDKIKVENSLLIWQTDPHSQLNMRDIDLLMKRQDESHVNLELNSKINKNQQEFAFEVNASFDISDYPHNLTGDISSFKYQLQGVGLPPEGITGTGSATVKYDAFSSSISLQKIALAMNESELTGNVVVNLKDKPHYSINLSSPKLDLDNLLGWDKLSQHSLQAKLDYRAENNSAKPVIAKFVSPLSNYDLSFLKEFNTHLLFMANKFIYQGMDIDNFVFNAVNDEGITEILRLSGNVFGGRFALPATIDATVNPAKLHAKPLLQNIDLQSLLKALALPSVFSGQLALDGDLLGDGYDEYAVTHYWRGDLNIGLKNARLDGLNIPLLIQQSFSRMTDLVQQPTNTQNFTDAQNLSVKAQLDKGKIKINNLSATSGISKIEGQGEANLLKQNIDVALAVQLTGGWGQENELVSRLEKLKVPLRVYGNWDNLQYTLNVEPILRDELQQKVKQSIKNWLESSDNSEVRKKTAE
- the dcd gene encoding dCTP deaminase, with the translated sequence MRLCDRDIIKWLDEGKLEITPRPPVDRINGATADVRLGNQFRVFRGHTAAYIDLSGPKAEVNAALDRVMSDEINLPDGEAFFLHPGELALAVTLESVTLPANLVGWLDGRSSLARLGLMVHVTAHRIDPGWHGQIVLEFYNSGKLPLALRPGMVIGALSFEPLSGIADRPYNRRQDAKYKNQKGAVGSRISED